The Ancylothrix sp. D3o sequence TTAATTTGCGGGCAAGAAAGATTTGTGCTTGAGTAAAAATATGAACAATGAACAAGGAATATTAACCTCGCTGAATTTCTGCAAAAATCTTATCAAGAATATCTTGAGCGCCTTGATTTCGCAGTTTATTTGCCAATTCAATGCCGATTTGCTCAGCACTTTCTCGGTGACCGCTGACGATATCTTTCACCAAAAGCTTACCATCCAAACTTGCCACCATGCCGGTTAAGGTGAGTTGGTCGTTTTCAATGGTACTATTCACCCCTATAGGCACTTGACAACCGCCTTCGAGGCTGCGTAGAAACGAGCGTTCGGCATAACACCGGTGGGCAGTTTCCAAGTGTTCCAAAGGCTTCAAGATTTGCAAAATTTCGTTATCACCTAAGCGACATTCAATTCCCAGAGCACCTTGTCCCACAGCGTGCAAAGAAATTTCTGCGGGGATGACTTGATGAATGCGATCAGCCATTCCTAAACGCTGTAAACCCGCCACTGCCAAAATAATCGCATCATAACCGCCTTCATCAAGTTTAGCGAGGCGAGTATTGAGATTTCCCCGGATATCTTTAAATTCTAAATGGGGGTAATGGTAGCGTAGTTGAGCGAGCCGACGCAGGGAAGAAGTGCCAATAATTGAGCCGGCGGGTAAGGTTTCTAATTGTTTATCTTTGTGTTTTTCATGCACTACAAGTGCATCGGCTGGGTTTTCGCGTTCGGTGACGCATCCTAGTATTAAACCTTCTGGTAAATTGGTGGGTAAATCTTTGAGAGAATGCACAGCTAAATCTGTTCCTTTATTGAGCATTCCCACTTCCAATTCTTTTGTAAAAAGACCTTTATCACCAATTTTTGCCAGGGCAACATCAAGGATTTTGTCGCCTTGGGTAGACATTGTATGGACTTCAAAAGTGCAATCTGGAAAATGTTTTTGAAGTTGTTCTTGTACCCAGTAGGTTTGCACAAGCGCGAGTTGACTTTTGCGAGAACCGATGCGGACAGTACGAGGTTGAGCAGAAACGGTAGACATAGAGTAGTTATGGGGGTGGATAAGCGCCTTTACCAGCAATGCGGTTAGCGTCGGCAAACCGCTTGTAGGGACACGGCGGGGGTTCCTACAGGTTTTGTGGTTACGCTAGAGACACAATCTTTTAGTTTAAACGATGCCGGTGCATGACCCCAATAGGTCAAGGCCAAAATTTCGCTCGTCAAGTAGAGATGATCAAGGGTTGCCGGCCGGTGGAAGTGATCTTGTTATCTTAGGACTTACCTAACAAAACCGGGTTTCAACTGAAAAATTGTCGGTTTGCCAACGCGATATCTAGGCAAAACTTTGGAATAAGCGTCCTCGTGCTTAAGTCTTGTATATGTTGTCAATAAAATATGCAGTTGAGCAGACAGTACCGCCGCTTTCTCCATTAGAAAGCCTACCGGTTAGAAATTCAGGGCCGGTGTAAGGAAAGTGGGTAGCGCCGCTCTGAAAAATTGAGAAAGGTTGAGAGCGTTTAGCTGTGTAGCAGCTAAATTTAATAAGGAATGAAAAATAAATAACTTAATGAATTACTCTGGTTGGGGGACGGCTCGATAATTCCATTTGGGCAAATATTGGTCAAAAACAATTTGCATAGTATTTTGGAAATTATCAGCCACCTTTCGACCAGTTTTATAAACTTTCTTAAGGATATTTACAGCTACAGATAGTCCCATTTTAGGTTGAGTTTTTTCGACGAGAGCTTTGACTAATTCTAAACTTGGGAAAATTACTCCTTGACAAGCCCTGGTAATATGAGTAAAAAGTCGATGTTCTCTGGGATTATATTTAGACGTATAAGGAAGGTAATGAGCAATTCTGATTTCAATTCCTATTTCATTATTAACTAATTTCTGCAAATCGTCTTTGAAAATATAATGATTAGCATTATTACTACCTCCCCCATCACATTTTGCCAAGATAGAATTAGCGTTAGGATAGGTGGCTTTTCCATAAGTATTCCCCCAATTTTTCAAATACTCACAAGCGACTTTACTGGTATTTTTACTATTTTCTAAGGTGATGTATCCTCGGTTTTGTTGACAATCATAAATACCATGTGGGAGCACTTTACCGTGACCTAAACTCGAAAAATAATGATCGAAAGTAGTAACCGATTCCTTTGTATAAAGAGTTCCTAGCCGATAT is a genomic window containing:
- the hemC gene encoding hydroxymethylbilane synthase — encoded protein: MSTVSAQPRTVRIGSRKSQLALVQTYWVQEQLQKHFPDCTFEVHTMSTQGDKILDVALAKIGDKGLFTKELEVGMLNKGTDLAVHSLKDLPTNLPEGLILGCVTERENPADALVVHEKHKDKQLETLPAGSIIGTSSLRRLAQLRYHYPHLEFKDIRGNLNTRLAKLDEGGYDAIILAVAGLQRLGMADRIHQVIPAEISLHAVGQGALGIECRLGDNEILQILKPLEHLETAHRCYAERSFLRSLEGGCQVPIGVNSTIENDQLTLTGMVASLDGKLLVKDIVSGHRESAEQIGIELANKLRNQGAQDILDKIFAEIQRG
- a CDS encoding ISAzo13 family transposase translates to MIFDTKKKEILGNLYRLGTLYTKESVTTFDHYFSSLGHGKVLPHGIYDCQQNRGYITLENSKNTSKVACEYLKNWGNTYGKATYPNANSILAKCDGGGSNNANHYIFKDDLQKLVNNEIGIEIRIAHYLPYTSKYNPREHRLFTHITRACQGVIFPSLELVKALVEKTQPKMGLSVAVNILKKVYKTGRKVADNFQNTMQIVFDQYLPKWNYRAVPQPE